TACAGGTGGTGGATGgcattcttttattttttttccctctTCAAGCCCTATCAATAATTATCACTTTCTCTATACTACTACGGTCAATATTTTAAAATACAACATTCAACATTCATTCAAACTTAATACAATATTTCTTATAAACTAGTTAAAcattttatatgaaaatgttGAAACCGTATGTACAAAATGTTGAACATGTATACTCAAATGTTGCAATAGTATACTTTGATTGttgatatttttagaaaaactaAAATTAATTAAAACATATGCATATGTGATCTTGTTTTATTGCATAAATTCTAAATAGCATCATGGTTGAAACGGAATTTAAAATATATTTACCGTTTGAAAGAAAAATAGGATTAAAGTTTTGAATCTAAATGGAATCCCCACACCACCCAGCCATGCACGAAGCCGCACATGCGCCATGCACACTAAGCAGCACATGCGCGGAGCGCTGCTGTGCTCCAATCTCATCCTCTTGATGCACTCCGCACGAATTTCAAACACTGCAAGTTTAATGTCTTTCCCACCTTCCGGAAGATGTATAGGATTCATGACTATGAGCCCTCTATAGAAGCCCAATTTATTCGGCCTGCTGGAGTGGAGATCTATATTTGGgtgagtaaaatttagaagtTGGCTTTTAAATATAGATTTGCTTACCCAAATTTAGAAGCtctactggagttgctctaagtaCACCAACACGAgccgaaaaaaaatgaaaataaatcgAGAGAAATAGGTGTTCGTTAATAGTATAACCTGTAAATCTGAATCATCAGAGCGCGCTGAAGGAGTGACGGTACTGCTAGCATGTGTGAGACCACGTGCATGTGGATGAAAATTTAGGTTCACCGGGTGCAGTGTACCAAAtgacatgcttacatggcacgTGCATGCAGCGGAGCCATCTGGATTCTCGTCCGACAGACTGTCACCGGATGAAAAACTAGACGGGCGTTTTAACAAGTCAAAGTAAAAAAATTGGGGATTCTTCTAGACGATGTAATTTAAGACTTCTACTGACAGGAGATGGTTACCAAAGATTGATAAGTTGAAGGCCGTTTGCAGGGGTTTCTCTGTCTatagctggaggctggagctggagggatgtgagagaaaaacactgttacctagttggtggctggaggctggagctggagggatGTGAGAGGGAAACACTGTAGAGCTGGAGCTGGAaccaccagccgaacacagtgGCTGATTCCAGCTTCCCCTTTTTGCATAAAGCAATGAATGTGATATAAGACGGTTCCGTACGAGGCAGAAGTAAAGTTAAAGCGCAGGTGAAGGTAGTTTTTTTGTTTAGCTTCAACGGTAAAAACCGTTTGAGAAAACCCCTCTCTAACGGCCATAATGTTACTACGTGCTGCACCAACTACCGGCCAAACATTGTCAATTGTCATTAGCATCATTCCAACTCATGCTCGCCGGGCACCAGCCAGCACATCACCTTTTCTGCCAGTTATAAATAGCCTTCAGCTGCATAGGCGCTCAGCCTCACCCCGCGCTTGCACAAGCGTTCATTTTCTTCTCCGCGCGCCTCGATCAGTAGCGCCCTCCTCCGTCCGTTCCCCGATCCAGCTCCAGCGAGCTGCGCGTGCATGGCGGCGACCCTCCTGTCCCACGTCGTCTCCGACCTCTGCATCGGCAGGCCCAGGGTGCTCACGCTGCCGCCGTCcacgcccgtcgccgccgcgctccgcgccgGGGCCGACCCGTTCGTCTTCGTGGACGCCGAACCGGCCGCCTGCCGCGCGAAGAGGGGAGCGGCCACGGTGTACGTGAAGGTCAGCGTCGCGGACGTCCTCTGCTACGTCTGCGGCGACGCGGACAACCTCACGGACCCAGCGGCAGCGCTCGGCCGGCCCGtgtccgccgtcgccgccgcggttgCTGGCGGCCACGGCGTCACCCACCGAGTGGACCCCCAGACAAGGTGCCGTGCTGCACGTCTCTGGTTCTTGATTTGTCCGGAACTGTCAATTCTCAGTCCTTAACGAAGTCGGCTAAATTTATTTTGGacttttggtcaaactttgcaGGCTGCTCGACGCCATTGACGTGCTGCTGACCGACGGGTGCCAAGGCCTGCTCGTCCCCCTCCACGCGCGCGCCCGCAAGCGGCATCACCAGGTcctctcccccgccgccgtggcggcggcatCGTCCGACTGCTGCGTGCTGACGGGAGAGGACATCGTGCGCCACCTATTCGACTCCATCTCCCACTTCTCCCCTGTCGCCGCGCTCACGGTCGCCtccctcggcctcgtccgccgcgACGTGCACGCTCTGCacgtcggcgacggcgggctCGACGCGATCCCGCTCCTGCAGAGAGCCGTCTCGGACGGCACGGCCGTTGCcgtcgtcgccgacgacgacgcgaTGGTCGGCGAGATCTGCCCCGGCGTGCTCGCGTCGTGTGACGTCGAGTCGGTGGCGGCCGCCTTCGCCGCGCTCTCCGCTGGCGACTTCGTGACGTACATCGACTGCTCTCTGACGCACACGCAGCCGGAGTTCTTGCTCCGCGCCATCCGAGCCCAGCTCAAGAACAGGGGCCTCGACGCCATTGCTGAGCTCATGAACGCCTCGGACGCCGCCTCTCTGCCCTCGTCCCCGTCGTCGTCGACCTCCTCCGATGAGGACTCATCGTCGGGACGCGGACGACGCCCGCGGAGGATGTCGTCTGGGAGTTTCGGGTGGCGATCGACGGAGGACGTGGTGGCGTGCCATTCCGGGAGCTCGCTCGTGGCCGTCATGGCCCAGGCCCTCGCGCATCGTGTCGGGTACGTCTGGGTCGTTGATGAGACCAGCGGCGCGCTCGTCGGAGTAGTGCGATTCGCAGACGTGCTCGCGGTGCTCCGGGAGCATCTCCGCCCTCAGTCCCAGGTGCTATGCAGATAATCAGTGATCTGCGTATCAGCTTATGCTCACCTAAAGATCTCCAAGTCTCCAACGCTAAAACAGTTGGGAGTTGTTTATATTCTTCTGTCAATCCGTCTCTGTCAaaatccttttttctttttgaacgaATCGAACTGAAGAGAAGTCTGTAAAAGTTTGTTTTGACGAGAGCGTACTGTATGTCATTCAGCCCATAAGCATGAAAATGGACTAACATAAATGCGCCCATATCCAAGTGGACCGACTGAAGTGTTTCGCAAGGAGCACTTTTAGCCCAGAAGCTGAAATTTGGCCCAAAACCTTAATTTGCAAGGAAGCCACAATATGGGCCCAGTGAATCGTGGTCTCTCACTGCTTTGGGCATTTATAATCTTTAACAATCGAAACCTGGGTTATTCCCTGAGCTGTGATTGGGCCACGTCATCAAATTTTTTTCCTATCGTTGGATTCAAATCGGACGGAACCTAACAATGTCTAATGCAAACGCGCCGCCCGTCCCGCCTGCTCTTCCCGCCCGTTCCGCGTACTCTAGATTTCTCTTTCCACTTCTACCGCAATCGAGAACAACAGGAATCAGTAAAAAAGCGACGCTTCCCCTTCCGCATCTCAGTTCCCAAACCAGCGAAAATCACCATCACCCCTTCCACTTCTGgattgcaacaaaaaaaatcatcctACCTCAGCCAACGTCGACCAGGGCGTTGTCGATCACGCTGCTTCCTCCTAGGTATGTAATCTCCCCAACTCCCCTACCAACGATAGTCCCTTTGCATTGCTCTGCACCTACGAACGAATGCGCCATCCGTCGGCATCAACcgcttccgccgccggcgcaccctcctccgccggcgctcAATTCACCGGCGGACCTCCCTAAGCTCGCTCCACCAACGGACCTTCCTCCGCCGGCGTTCCCTCCACTCGCGGCCTGACGCCAATGGCCCTCGCGGCTGCCTCCGAGTCCACCCCCCACCGCCCAGCCATACGCCGCCGCATTACCTCCTTCAGTCCCTAGTACGCGTCGCTCGCCCTCCACCGGCACGCGCAGATGTgcctgccgccggcgcccgtcTCTGTCGATCCAGGCCAGTGCCCTTCGCCTCCCCTCACACGGCGCAGATCCaggtggcgacggcggccgctCGCCCTATTGCTCCATCCGTCAGCGCATGCGCTGCTGCGGCagctacgacgacgatgacggcaGCTTCCGCACGTACTCCGCGGGCGCACTTGCTCATCACAATCCCAGATCGAAACAGCCGAAGCTCACCCAGGTACTACGTGCAACAGTTCCTAGGCTGATCCAGAGACTCAAGGCGGCGGGATTCAAAGAAGCTCACGAGGTCGAGGTCCCCGTGAGCGCAAGCAACACTCCCGCGAGCTGCTACTCCTGCTGGTGCCATGACGCAATCCTCCAAGAAAACTGCCAAAATGGAAATCCCTCTCCCTCTTCTACCTCCTCATGCTCTCAAATTCTTAAACAACATC
This window of the Panicum virgatum strain AP13 chromosome 1K, P.virgatum_v5, whole genome shotgun sequence genome carries:
- the LOC120710347 gene encoding CBS domain-containing protein CBSX5-like, yielding MAATLLSHVVSDLCIGRPRVLTLPPSTPVAAALRAGADPFVFVDAEPAACRAKRGAATVYVKVSVADVLCYVCGDADNLTDPAAALGRPVSAVAAAVAGGHGVTHRVDPQTRLLDAIDVLLTDGCQGLLVPLHARARKRHHQVLSPAAVAAASSDCCVLTGEDIVRHLFDSISHFSPVAALTVASLGLVRRDVHALHVGDGGLDAIPLLQRAVSDGTAVAVVADDDAMVGEICPGVLASCDVESVAAAFAALSAGDFVTYIDCSLTHTQPEFLLRAIRAQLKNRGLDAIAELMNASDAASLPSSPSSSTSSDEDSSSGRGRRPRRMSSGSFGWRSTEDVVACHSGSSLVAVMAQALAHRVGYVWVVDETSGALVGVVRFADVLAVLREHLRPQSQVLCR